GTAAATGCATTGATATCCCTTCGGAGGCGACCAAGGCCTCTGATCCCGTTTTGGAACGATGAACGAGACCCCGTGTGCATTGAGATCTCGGAGGATAGCTTCCACCGACTCCACGGTAGACTTCGTCCTCTCGACGTTGGACCAATCTTGTCCATCGACGACCGAAGGTCGAATTCTCCAAACCTCCAGGGGGCTCTCCTCAGCGAAGATGTTCCCAGGGTAGTAGCTGATCGGGACAATCGAGGCGTCGACCGCTTCTTGACCGTCGTCGTCACCCCGGAACTGTTCTCTCGCTTCCGAGACCAAGAGACGCTGCGATAAATCCATATTCCCCGTATCCATCATCGCTTCGTGATGGACATCGTCAGAGTCCCGAGAAGAGACCGCCCCCTTTCCCTTTTGTTCTCGCGTCAAACGATGAGATGACGACATCTCGGATACTCGCAGATCTAAAAAcagagataaagagagagaaaggagcgtagagagagaaagtacctttaGCGCTGCGGAGGAAAATGAAAAGAAGTGGAGAGGGGGTCGCtatttatagagagagataAGCGCGGGGATCAAAGCGTCATCATTACGCCTAATAAGGCCTAAGTGGGCCTAAACCCAATTAGGCGCGTGATCAACAGATGCGCCGGTCCGTATTCTCGACCCGTAAGCGTTTATCTCACGATCGCAACGCGTGAGAAACGGACGCATCAATCCACTCCCTCGATCGGGGAGTATCGATTGAACGGATTGACTCCTCAACGACCTGTCATTTGCTCGGATTGAACCTTTTGTTCTCCGAACCACAGACACCAAATTCATCAAAGATCGATTGCTCGACCATCAATGAACtggggggggacttactgttgggGATGGATTTAACCCATCCACAAAGCCCATCGAACAAAGGGCCCAGTCCAGCAAACCGAGTCGACATCGGCGCAGAAGCCGATTCTCGAGGCATCGACTCGACAGGGAGCGCCGATAGTCGAAGCAGAGAGCAAGCGAAGCGAGGTTGATCGACTCAACGGCTCAGCGAGCATCTCATAATCAGGCCCGAAAGGCCGACAAAGCCCAATCAGTAAAAAGAGATTAGGTTAAGGTAATCGAACAGAGTATAAAAGGAGaggaaggcaaaggagaaaggcaTCGACACTTAGCTACACAAACTTAGCggcgagattagggtttatcatCCGTACAGTCATTTCTCTGctatttgtacttttccggtttaAGCTCTCACGAGCTCCGGCCTGCTTTTACTTTCTCCACCTTTGTAACATCATCTCGAAATCTAATAAACGCCTCTGTTCGACCCATTTTTAGTATTGTTTACTTCACCGAGACCAAACTCACCTTAAACACATACTCTGAGAAGAACCGAGGGAGATTTGTCGGTGAGCCACTGTAAACTGTGTTCCCTCTTGACAGGAAGAGTAACTTGTCTAGCAAGCCTAAGATTCTGTAACTTGGCTGATGTATAGACATGATAACTATGCTACCACTCTTTGCAACTCTCTGAAGCACTTTAACAACCATGTAAGCACTTGTAGAGTCCAAACCCGAGGTTGGCTCATCGAGGAAGAGAATAATCGGGTCATGTATTATGTCGATTCCGATTGAGACACGTCTTCTTTCTCCTCCCGACACACCTCTATGTCCCTCATCACCAATCACGGTCGTGGCTGCGTTCCTCAGACCGAGCTGGTCGATCAAAGCTTGGACACGtgcttgcttcttcttcttggagaGTGATCTTGGGAGCCTGAACTCCGCGGAGAACATTAAAGTTTCTTCCACGGTGAGCATCGGGAAGAGAAGATCGTCTTGCATCACGTAAGCTGATATGACTTTATGAAGGCTGGATTCAAGAACTTCACCGTTTAGAGTGATGGAACCGTGTAGGCTCTCTTTTGCGATACGGTTGGCTAATGCATCGATGAGTGTTGACTTCCCTGACCCGCTTGCTCCAAGAACGGCCATCATCTCTCCTTCTTTGGCTTCACCGGAGATACCATTGAGGAGTATCTTGGTATTCATCTCCATACCATCACCATCGGAGCTCCCGCAACAGGGAAGTGGGTTAAACATATTCTTGATCTTCACGCTGTAAGTCAAGTCTTTGAAGGAGAGGACGAACGGAGAAGGAGAAGTCAAGGGATAAGAAGAAACCGAGGAGAAGAAATTGGAGGCAAGTGCGATATCCAAAGCCTGACTCCGGCCGTTCTGATCATATTCCATACTCATGAGAAGCTCTGCAAGTGTGACTGAGACTTTAGGTGTGTTTCTATGACCTCTCTGGAAACCCATGGACTGGTCAGTGTAAAACAGAGGAAGGTCATCGCTCTTGTTGGCCCGTATGGCCGGAGATAGTTTGTTGAGCAAACCAGACATCACGTGAATTATTGTCTAATAAAGTTCCTTTTGGCCTCTCAGGCGATGTGTCTAAAGTTTGTGATAGAAATGAGACTTTTATAGAATGTTTGGATGGGAATAAAGAGATAGAAACTTGTCAAATTGTTTGGTGATCTCTAAATATCTAACTCTAGCTTTTGTagctttttattatatatacgcAGATAGCTTTTGTTTGTATGagtgtatttatataaatatataattgaagtTCAAGAATAGGTGAGGAGTTGGGCAAATCCATTCATGTTTTTCCATGTATGTGTGCATACGTCTCTTTCTTGGGGCTTAAGGTACTTTAGAAAATcgtattaaaaatttaaagtgatTTTGCTCCCAAAAGTAAATAGATTTCATGAAATTGCGTATTTATTTCACATTTATTGAGTATAACCTGATTTCTGGAGTTGTAATAAGAAACAATGGGTAAAATTCATTAATGTAAGATTGACAAGGAATATTTTCATAACACTACGATTCATCTGCCcctttctattttaatttctatttatCTTTGTAtgtagtttttattattttctagttATTTGGTTTTAGTCACGagcttttaattttcaatttatttggttttagtcacgagtttttctatttgattcACAGGCTCGAGAGACACTGTTTTTAGTGTGGACAATGTTTGACTAATTAAGAAGAAGGTTTGGTTTTTGGGTGTTTTTCAAAAACAACCcatattttcaagtcaaatccaaaaccaacccctttttttttgttcatactattcatcaataaaatttccatactatccttatgtttttgaattattcacaaaattaccatttttatttgtttttttattaatttcgaaattaacaaaaaaccaaatacaccctaaccatttcttcttatttacaaaaatgccatcatcatcaatttttccaaccaccatgaaccaccatttttgagctctaaagctctagaattcaattttcaaccactttttttctcattctaacccaaaaaacttcatttcctctcatttcctctacatttccatctaaaaaactctcataactatcattttcataatcacaaacttcatattttcgagttttttcattagtgaatcgttaaagatgcttctttttgctcatatttggagtttggacggttgaaaaggttggaaacgagctttacacatgaaaaggtaactatttacatggttttcgttcttttttcagatctgtgtcgcgatggtagactgttttgtatgtctacgcctccgtggagacttacgatgcagtctatttgtcaacgcacgggttagttttgcaattgaccagacaaattttttttctaacgcagacttccccagtagtctccgtctttacctttgacaacaaaaataaaactttcggtaGACTTAATAAGACGTttacctaaaagaggttagtttttcatttgaccgaacttttgacttttcaaaatagacttcaacggaaCTCTACAGAATGTAGACTGCCACCGAAGTCTATAAaaggtcagttttgcatttgaccaaaactttgacttcgtggaataggttagttttgtgtttgaccaaaaagtttaaaaagcaatcaaaaatttattaaattgtagacttcatatgcagtcttcttatcttaaaaaaaaatgtagactgcgtataaagtctacttttttattttggtcaaatacaaaaccaacccgtcggatttgagagtagacttcacaagaagtctacacacccgtagacgttcatttcaatctactgatttgaagtcaaacttggtcaattgcaaaactaacctctttcaaaaaaattcaaacatgtagactgcatatgaagtctagttctgaaagtcaaatcttggatgaattctggtcaattacaaaaagtaacatttttaaattgtataccGAAAAgaaagtctacatgtacaaaatcacaacttttattcaactatagaaagcaacccgtaaaatggtcaattgcaaaaaccaacccaaagagtagacctatttgacagtctacgtctgtaaactgaaaagaacgtctacatcttcagagactgaatattaagtttgcatagaaaaatctataaaaatgtgaatttgtgtattatttattaaattttttctagattttttgtttgacagtgtgtgttagttaatcctaatgggtttgagtgattttgaaaagaattttttttataattatgaaggtataattcatttgatttgacaatgttgttagctaataattgtagacgtatttgtaagtcttcgtttatagttttgctagtaaggctgagcttgtttcaaagctgaagtcggtgactgtggaatataaatttacattctcagcatataagacaacgaaaactctgtatgtggctaagtgtcgtgttcaaggatgtggttggaaacttagagcgagtgtgaagcatgggccaaagacattttagatgacaaaatattcgaaaaggatgaagaatcggaaaggttgaagaatgtTCATTATGCATGATGGCTGTACACATAGtaaacttcttgaaatgacacaagaaaattatgatctggacaacaaaattgagaagatggtgctaacctatttcttaccaaacatcatttaaaacaaatgactccgaataggaaaatactcctcttatgcctgtcacgaataatcgacaagtacggaacttgatcgagttatctaagacacactttgtacgcctttgtgtatcaagtcTGCGCCAAATACactaaatttttttggattgactatatgttagataataagtgtagacgtttttgtaaatctacaaatgtagactgcagttgaagtctacgtcgtaaattctattaaaagtgtatttgtgtattattcatcatattttttcatgatttagttattttacagtgtttgttagtaaaattttaatggtcttggatgaatttcacaatttaatgtgttataattatacacttgatacttattgcaaattgttttgattaggggaaaattttgtatagattttcttcttctcacatgtgtgttagttattattttagcttatggtggttttacttgtttggttggttagatcttgtgaaaaaattgatatctaacaaaaaattaataatatcatacaagtgaaaacaactaaaaatgaatacaatgtttatagattatgcattaaaaaattatttaaaaattaatattttattatgaaagttattacagaacaatatattaaaaagtattcttgagtatgtttgatttttcataatcttgatgcttcaaataaagtcttggaaaagtacctgcaaaataagatagagttatgagaaaaacataagataaaaaataaaatcatattttagtagactttttcttaagtctacgtaaagttattgtttagtagactttagttgaagtctacaataatggaaaattttcatatctaaaagtgtgcatttagaaaatttgaaaatactttgttctAGAAAGTATTTCACAAATGgtttttttgtcatccttgtaacaaagcaaaaagataatgtatgaatctataaatttagttcattattaacacaaaatatcttataatgaatatatggaaagcttacatttttgggaagatgatttgaaaacattggaagagaatacatgcaaaataaaataaaattatgaaaaataagataaaaactaaaatcatatttgagtaaacttctaatgaaatatgcttaaaagtcaaggtagtagacttcatttgaagtctaccagccgtaagttttaagtagatttcaaatgaagtctactctataaaaaaaaaatagatctggaaaataaatacattaaaaatatgaaataagtttaaatctaaaaaacttttaaaaatatgatttaatagacaaaatagttataaattaaagacatattaatatgaattttaatatgtaactttatttgaatataaatactagaacacatattttaaatctatagatgtaaaccttacatttctaggaggagaagaaaacaactatggaagaaaatacctgcaaaataagataaaattattaaaaaacatagaaaaaaaattaaagtcatatttttgtagacttccaatgaagtctccttaaactttgtggtttagtaaacttcatatgaagtctgcaagctttaataaacttctttagaagtctacactgcctaataattttcagatctgaaaaaatttatatattttgaaatgtgaaaataattttaaatctgaaaatactttacataatagaatttataaggtaaactagtagcaaattaatgtagagagcttgatctataaatttatttgaatataaacatgtaaatacatattttaaatctattaatctaaaacttacatttttagaggagatgatgaaatccatgagtgataatacctaccaaaaaagataatattgtgagaaataaacataaaaatacacatttaaaatctatagatctaaaacttacattttttaaaggagaagatgaaaaccatgaatcataatatctaaaatgacaagataatattgtgagaaagacttgagaaaattttagagagaaagaagataatgagagagatttagaaacaattgagagaattttagagagaagagagaaagttttagagagaagggagagagttttaaaaacttgtgcagccactttagagagagattgtataaattttgtttatatagggagacaaaaatgtaactaggttaaaatttacgatactgtagacttcgtttgaagtctactaaaattaaaattttggagtagatcttaccttaacatagtagacctttttggaagtctactataataatttaattattgttgtttattctttattattttaataattttaatatatgatttattaaatttatttttttattttttaatagttatagtatatgatttcacttttttattcgTAAGAaacttaacttagtttaaatataatgattttttgtagaacaaattgaaaaatatagactgaaaaagatgtcttcagataaatagactttattgtaggtctacgaaaccctaaaccacaaatctcaaaccctaaatgttttgcttgataatcaaaaagtctcatttatacaaaatataaactaataaacattaatatgcagatttaagttaataaaacaaaaaaaaacaaaatctaaaatctaaccctttgaaatcaactactaaaagacataacatgttagaaccttttgtttgtaaactatgaacatagtctaacacatgataaccaaattagtatatattcttcaaaattgttcgattatatgaaattttaatttatttacttcatattatccattatattgatgattagttaaaaatatcacaataattatttttatacatttttaaaattaaattattagatcaaattagagtgtagactacaaaacaagtatataaagtagacttcgtaggaagtctatatatatgtagacttcttttattacgtgtagacttccaaaggatagaaacgtaaaatacatttctgttttttgtttggtcataagggttaAATAGTACTTTCACTACTCATTTAGGTtgattttgcatttgactgaaagtggggtatacttttacatttgacttgaatatttgggttggttttagcaAATGTCCCTTGGTTTTTAGCTTAagcagttttttttaaatcgttgTAAAGTAACTAAATGAATAAAAGAATAAATTATTGGAATATCATCATATCATCTACATTAAAGTTAAAATTCTTTTGATATTTATTGTAGCACTATTAATTGGAAATTTCCAAATTGGTTAATCAAAAGATACTCTCATAATTACGATTTTggcatcttatatattatttaaaacataaatcacaaccttgatttatgtgtgattttttttttaaaatgaattcacattaaaaatcacttatcattcatttattactaataatatggattaataatatatcattcctAATATAACATCGACTCCTAAAAACTTGGATTGGTTAACAAACttactttgattcatgtgtgatattttcatttggaaaatcatttaaattttttattaaatgtatttccttaatgctaatatataatttttaactacttaaatcataatataatttgatatcttttaatttaaaatataaatatgcatatttaatttcttaacaaatgtgttgaaaaacattataacaatatcttaattatcaaaaattgtatataaatattttcaataattttgtaagtagtaatgaaattaatgttattatacatttatatatatatatatatactcagttatcttttataaattgaaaaaaattatatcaaattttactattttatagttatatctatcattttaaaataaaacattgtatttaactaaatatgataaaattattttaaactgataaattaatatattttattttcacaaacattaaaaatgtatgctagaaatataatatgttggtagaacgggttaacattagtaaattagattattcatgtataaaattaacttatcttaaactttatatatatatatagttactatcttaaataaataaacataaaaaatattgataaaataaatctagcgctttgaattacggatcaagatcataataattgaataaaaaataattataaaatatatataataaaaaataccaaatatatgtgatgatttgaaataatcaattaacttagagcatgaaaactatcaaattgttatatttaaaataattatatataaacatttaaatatataagtaactttaaaatatatattctaattatgtaaaatatatgtacatgaaaattaatatccgcacggttgtgcgAGTCCAAATCTAGTGGtatattatattacattaaattaattaaataaaggCTTGCCGCATCTCTTCAATGCTTAACGAAGCTAATGGCGTGTGTAAACTTGAATTATTTGATGAGAAATGAGTGTGGATACACCTAAAAATCCATATAATTTGTCATAtacccttttttctttttaatatttttatgactATAATATCCTTATCtctatctctttctcttctcttttttatGTGTTCAAATCTCTTTATCTCTCGTACATGTTCTTCAAATCATCTTATAATtcaacacaaatctttattttttattctgattcttttgacactcataatgctaatcttattatctcaccccaattttaatgttttcaaatttgaatcaCAATCAACTTTTAGGTAATATATAcgttggtaaatattttattaattacctgctattatttagattttagtgGATTTTAATCGATACATGAAGTGTTAGCTGTTACAAATAGATTTGGGGCTATTTGATAGATAACTGATTGATTGTTAATAGTTTTATtaactgatatatgatttgttagtcGATACATTTGTTTGATACATAGATTGTTAGATGATACTGAAATTATTAGCTGATATGTTAGTTGGTATGTAGATTATTACAtgctatgtaaatatttagctAATAGATTTAGAGTTACTTGTTTTCGATAAAGCATAAGGGCATTTTCGTCCGTACAGTGTCAAAAAGTTACTCATTTTTCAACTAATTTGGATTTTAATTGGGTATATTCAACGCATTGTCCGTTATTTGATTTATAATGTGTGAGTGAAAGCCTTCCAAAAAGGTATATAAGGGGAAGTCCATTGGACTTGTACAGAAGATTAATGGTGCAGCAAAAAGGGATGAATGAGGAATCACGGGACCGAAACTTGGAGACGTTCGGCTGCTGGTTTTATTATGCTGAAGAGCTAcacacctttttttttgttcaccgAGCTACACACTAAAACCcaacaaaaatatgtaataGAAAGTCTAACGTGATACAAGTTAGATACAGTTAGGCATATGTAAGTTTGGTCTGGCTGTTATATTAGTTTTCTTGATTATTTCTCTTTCATTAACCCATCCTCACAAGAAATCTCACGAGTTTAATAGAAAACTAAATGTAATAATACCATTGAGGCCTGTCTCAATCAACTCGGACGAATGAAAGACATATTTTATGGAATATTGTACGTTTATatagtgttttattttttaatagagaaTGAGTTGATAAAATTCTGATTGTAAAATAGAGCTGTTAAGGTTAGTAAGACTTTTGCTTTGAAAAGTTTGTTTTGGAATTTTGTGCATGGTAGATGATACTTTGCTAAGAAAAATCTGGTGTAAAACAAAGCTGAGCATGATTTATGATTCATGGGAGTTAAACCAAAACATTGAAACAAAGTTTAAGAGTAGGTGCctgattaataaaagaaaacttaTTCAAATATCGTTGCTGCCTTAAGAGTTTGCAGACCAAGTCGTAGTCGTTAAACGGCGACCCGGAAATATCCAATTCACCCAAAGGAAGTTGAATGGGCTTTTATTGGGCCATCAAGCAGTGAAGCCTATATAAAAACCTCGAAGGGTGTTTTCAAATTTTGCCTAAAGTTTCCGCatatgttttatgattattaactGAATATTAATATCAAACGCAAATCACGTTAATTAATATGtataaacaaactataactgaatAATAAAGATTCATTCACTTacttgatgacaaaaaaaaaatgcgaACACTTGCATCAACTAATCGCCCTGTAACTACCAcactctcttcctcttcttcaaacGGTTGAATCTCTCCAGATCCCCAAACCTCTTTCCCAGCAACTCCCGAGACGACGAAGCTCTCTACTCGGAAACGATGAAGCAGCTCCACAAGCAAATGAGCTCAAAGCGCGACGATGACACGATCCCCACGAGCCAATCATCTCCTtactctcccaaagccttaaaGCATCCCAGATCT
The nucleotide sequence above comes from Brassica napus cultivar Da-Ae chromosome A9, Da-Ae, whole genome shotgun sequence. Encoded proteins:
- the LOC106362710 gene encoding ABC transporter G family member 20-like; amino-acid sequence: MSGLLNKLSPAIRANKSDDLPLFYTDQSMGFQRGHRNTPKVSVTLAELLMSMEYDQNGRSQALDIALASNFFSSVSSYPLTSPSPFVLSFKDLTYSVKIKNMFNPLPCCGSSDGDGMEMNTKILLNGISGEAKEGEMMAVLGASGSGKSTLIDALANRIAKESLHGSITLNGEVLESSLHKVISAYVMQDDLLFPMLTVEETLMFSAEFRLPRSLSKKKKQARVQALIDQLGLRNAATTVIGDEGHRGVSGGERRRVSIGIDIIHDPIILFLDEPTSGLDSTSAYMVVKVLQRVAKSGSIVIMSIHQPSYRILGLLDKLLFLSRGNTVYSGSPTNLPRFFSEYVFKVSLVSVK